In Palaeococcus ferrophilus DSM 13482, the genomic window AATCCCTCCTTATGAAATTAAACACCGCCAGGGTCGCCATCACGGCTTCCTCTGTTCTGACGGTCTCCGTTTTTTGATTGGGAATTGTGTTGAGGATTAGATCAAATTCATAATCCTCATTCGAATCTCTCAGTATTTCCAGCACCCCTCTCCTCGGGGAGCCGAAGACAATCCCAACCTCCCCTTCGAGGCGGGGGCGTTTCCTTCTCACGTCCTCCCCGTTGCGGGAGGTGGCTATTACCTCATCGAGCCCAGCCCTTTCAAGGGCTTTTGCGAGGCTCTTTCGTGTTAGATGCACCCTGTACCCCCAGTACTCTTCGGGTTCTGCCGGGACGACCCTTAGGGGTTGCACCGACGTTACTTTGAACGTTCCGCGCCCTTTGGGCACGTCGCCCTGAACCCGTGCGAGTTCATCGAGGCCGATGTCCGCGAACCCCTTTTTAACTATTACGCCCTCCCGGATTTCCCCGGTGTGGGGTTCCCCCTTGAGCTTGTGGTGGGGCGTTCTCAGCGGGGGTATCACTCCCGCGTACTTCAGCTCGGGCCTTATGGGGAAGAGGTGCTTCCTGAGGTACTGGGGGGTTTCGGCATACTGCAGGACGAGCTTTATGAACTTGCCGTCCTTCCCGCCGGCGTTGTAAATCCAAATGTGCTCAACACCGAAGATTGATGCCGCCCTTGCTATCTGTCCGACCTTGTACGTCGCTATCTTCATGTCCCGTGTTTCCTCGAGGAGCGAATCTGGAATGAATATATGCCATGCCATTGTCTGTCACTGTCATCTCCATTATGGAAGCTGAAGGTGAGTAAAAGAGATTGATTTAAAAGGCTTTCGAACTCTTCCACCCTCAGAGGGCTTTCCCACCATGAAAAATTTTTGCAAAGAAGTTGGGTCAGCCGAAGAAGGCCCCCATCATGTCCATCTGCTCCTCGCTGAATGCTTTGACCTTGAACTCGGGCATCTTCCCGACCAGCTCTTCGTACTCCTCTGGAGAGACCTTCTCAACCTCACCGGCCTTAACGTGGAAGGCCCTAACGAGGTTCTCGGCCCTGTAGGCCACGAGGTATTCCTCGCTCTCTATCTCCTCCGCCTTGACGAATATCACGTTTCCTCCGGTGTAGGGCTTCCTGCACTTAAAGGGAAAGCTCGAGGAGTTGAGCATCGCATCCCCAAGGGCGGTGTTAGCCTTTTGACCGTTTATCTCCGTGAAAAACTTCTCACCCTCAAAGTCCCCCTCAACGACTATGAGGAACCTGCTCCCGTCGAGCTCAACCAGGGGCGCACCCTTCTTTTCGAGCGTTTCAAAGAGCTCTTCGATGGTTTCTGCATTTTTCAGACTCGCAACAAAACCTTCAATCTTCATAACGTTCACCTGCGGAGGGAGTTGGTCTGAGCGCTTAAAAGCTTGTCTATAAGGGCCTTCGCCTCCTCCAGATTCCTTGGAACGCCGAGCCCCAAGGCATGAAAGAGCTCCACCATCGGAGGCACGTCAAGATTGTGTTCCCTCAACAACCCCGGCTCAAGAACCTCCTCAGGCGGGCCCACCTTTATGACCCTTCCCCCGTCCATGAGTGCAATCCTGTCGCAGAGGGCAAGGTATTCCGCCTCGTGGGAAGCCAGAATAACCGTCTTCTCGCCCCTCAGGGACTCGATGATTTTTCTCACCATCGCCTTTCCCCTGAAGTCGAGGTTGGCAAATGGTTCATCGAAAACGAGGAGTTCAGGTTCCATGGCCAGTACGGTGGCTATGGCGACCCTCTTCTTCTCGCCGAAGCTGAGCTCCCGGACTTCCCTCTTGGCGTAGTTCTCCATCCCCACCGCCCTGAGCGCTCCAACTACCCTCTCCTCGAGCTCCTCCCCCCTGAGCCCGAGGTTGTAGGGGCCGAAGGCCACGTCCTCAAAAACCGTGGGCGAGAACAGCTGGTCGTTGGGGTCTTGGAACACAATCCCCACGAGCTTCCTGACCTCCCTCGGCTTCTTGACCGGGTTAAGGCCAAAAACCTGCACCGTGCCCTTCCTTGGCTTCAGGATTCCGTTGAGGTGAAGGATGAGCGTTGATTTTCCGGCTCCGTTCGGGCCGAGGAGGCCAAACACCTCGCCCCTCTCAACCTCGAGGTTCACCCCCTTCAGCACCTCACTCCCGTAGGAGAAGTGAAGCTCCCTGATTTCAACGGCCCTCAAAGAACCACCCCCAGCAGGAGGAGCAACGTGACAACAACCGGCTTGAGGGATAGGTTGTTTTCAAAGCGCGGGAACTCACCGTAGCCCCTTGAGAGCATGGCAGCGTAAACCCTCCCGCTCCTATGGTAGGCCCTCACAAAAATCTCTCCTATGAGTGAAGCGAGGAGGCGGTAGTACTCGAGACGGCCCACACCAAAGGCCCTGCTCTCAAGCGCCCTCCTCATTCTCGAGGCTTCCTCGGCGAAGAGGTCAATGTAGCGGTAGGTGAAGGCCACCGTTAGGACGAGAACCCTTGGGAAGTGCAGCCTCTCCATCTCGGCCAGGAGAACGGAAAAGCCCAGGGCGTTCGAGACCACTACCACCATGGCGGAGGATAGAAACGCCTTCGAGAGTAGGAGGAGGAAGGTATTCACACCCTCCCGGGTTATCGCGCCGAAGGGTGTGCTTAGAATGGCCACCCCCGGGTTGAAGAGCGCCGCCAGGAAGAGGAACCCCTCAAAACCGAGGAGGAACGTGAGGTGCCTGAAGGTTTCCCCCTTTGGGCGCAGAAGGAACACCATAATCCCAAGGAGGAGTGCGGGATAGGCAAGCTCCCCGAGGCTCCCCCGGGTCGCCACGACGAAAGAGTAGAGGAGGATAAGGGGAAGGTACAACCCCTCAAACCCCCTTTCCAATCCTTGCAAGGACGTAAACCACTCCAAACACAATTCCTATCCCTACCGCGCCCATGAGGAGGCTCTGTCCCCAGCTCTCACCGTAGTCGAGGGGAGCATGGTAGAGCGAGCTCTCCGTCAGCCCAAGGTGCTCCATGGTGGCCTCGAGTCCGTCGGGGTTCGACGATGCGAGGGGTATCGTGATGGCGAGTAATACTAATATTATGAATATGCCCTTCAAGACGGCCCTCATGCCGGCACACCCCCTACCTCCGGAAGCTTTGCCCTGAGCGCGTTAACCACAAAGAGCGTTATCACCGCCTCTCCAACGCCTATGAGGGCGTGGTAGCCCACCATGAGAGTGAGAACCTTCGTGAAGGGTATGCTGTGGCTGAGTCCTATCTCAACGCTGGCCAGCGCCGCGCCGAGAACCACTGCCAACCACGATGCGGCCCCTATTGCGAGGAGCTCGTTTACGCGCTTCAGCCTCGTGTATACCCAGTATCCGAGGAACGCCCCAAGTATTCCCATGTTAAGTATGTTGGCCCCTATGGCCGTGACGCCCCCATCGCCGAAGAGCAGCGTTTGGACGAGGAGGACGGCGCTCATTACCACAACGGCCGCGTACGGTCCCACAAGGACGCTCAGGAGAACGGCCCCGAGGAGATGCCCGCTAACGCCCCCAACTATGGGGAAGTTCACCATCTGGGCGGCGAAGACCCCCGCCCCGAGGAGACCGAGGAGCGGGATTCTCTCCTCGGGGAAGTCGCGGAGCTTTCTGAGGGAGTACGCAACCACCGCAACGGTTATCGCGTAGGTGGCCAGAGCCACGGGAAGGCTTAAGAGGCCATCAGGTATGTGCAACATATTCACCTCCTTTACTCGAACGGTGTCATCATTAGATAAAATAGTAGCACCAAATAAAAGCGTTTTTTAAACGCAATATTCCCAACCAAAGGTGTACATAGGCGATGGCCTTTTAAGCTCCGAGGAGGAGGTAGCATTATGCCGAACCTCCGGAGATGGGGAATGGTTCTAACGTTCTCCGTGCTCTCAGGCATCGTGGGCGGTCTAGGGGCGGTTTTCTTCAGGGTGCTGATTAGGTGGACCCACACTTTCTTCTTCGGGTTTATACTCCCCAACCTGACCATCCACTACCACGGCTACAACCTCGGCTATATCCTGCTCCCCGCCCTCGGGAGCATTCTCATAGCGCCCATAATAAAGTTCTGCCCATCCCTGAAGGGCAACGGCATCCCCGAGGTCATAGAGGCGGTGGTGTTCAGAAGGGGCCACATAGAGGGCCGTTTTTCCATTCTAAAGATAGTGGCCACCGCCGTGACGATAGGCTCGGGTGGCAGCGTTGGAAGGGAGGGCCCAATCGGCTTCATAGGGGCCGCCCTCTCCTCCCTCATGGGGCACTACTTCAAGCTAAAGCCCGAGATGAGAAAGCTGATAACCACGTGCGGCCTCGCCGCCGGGATAGCCGGAACGTTCAACACGCCCCTCGCAGGAGCCATGTTCGCGCTCGAGGTCGTTTACATGGGCGCCTTCTCCCTAAACCTCGTCCCCATATTCCTGGCGGCGGTAACTGGAAACGCGATCACCCTCGCCTTTCTGGGTCAGGCCTTCGAGGTTTCAATACCCTCTGCCCTCGGTCACACCCTACCCGAACTCCTCTTCTTCTCCCTGATGGGCTTCGTCCTGGGGCTCCTTGCGGCGGCCTACGTTAAAGCCCTCTACGCGTTGATGGAAAAGTTCGAGAGCTTAAACGCCCCGACTCCCCTGAAACTCGTTTTTGGAGGATTGAGCGTGGGTTTAATCGGGATGTTCTTCCCCAGCTACGGCATATTCGGCATCGGCTACGGGGGCATGGAGATGGCGATGGCGGGGAAGATAGGGGTAGCCCTCCTCCTGACCCTCGCCCTCGCCAAGATGACGGCAACGCTCCTAACGATTTCCTCGGGTCACAGCGGTGGGATATTCGCGCCGAGCCTGTACATAGGGGCCATGCTTGGGGCGGCGTTTGGTGAGTCAGTATTCATCCTCTTCCCCGGTCTTGGGGTTAACCCCTCCTCCTACGCGCTCGCCGGGATGGCGGCCTTCTTCAGCGGCATGACCCAGGCCCCCCTGACTCAGATACTCATGGTAACGGAGCTCACAAGGAGTTATTCGCTCCTCCCTGCGGTCATGACCTCCGCCACGCTGGGCTTCCTGACGGCGAGATTCCTCCTTGGAGGAGATTCCGTCTACACGCTCAAGCTCAAGAGGAAGGGACTCCACGTGAAGACCGGAAGGCCCCTCGTCCTCGAGATGATATCCGTGGGGGAGATAATGACCACGGAACCCGTCTTCGTCCATGAGTGGGACACCCTCTTCGACGTGGAGCACCTCGTTGCCGAGACGGGCCACGACTGCTTCCCGGTACTCAACGAGAACGGGGAGGTTGTGGGCATTGTGGGCGTCAAGGACTTCCTCAGGAAGCCCCCAACCATAAAAAAGCTCCCAGTAAGGCGGTTCCTCAGGAAGGAGTACGCGGTGACGTATCCATCGGAGACCGCCGAAGACGCCTTCGAAAAGCTGATGGCGCACGACCAGAACCTCTTACCAGTTGTTGACGAGGAAGGAAAGCTCTTGGGAGTGATAACGAAGAGGGACATCTACAAAGCCTACTACCGCGGTCTCGAGGGCATGTACATAGAATGAAAATGCTAAAGGGAGAGTGCGCCCATGATGTAGAAGAGGAGCTTTGCCGCGGTAAGTGCCGTCACGTCGCCGAGTTCAGTTCCCCCAGCCTCCATTATGTCAAAGCCGACCACTTCCTTGTTTTTAACGAGCCACTCTATGGCCTCCACCACGTCCCAGAAGGCCAGTCCCCCAGCCTCCGGAGTGCCCGTACTGGGCACCATCGAGAGGTCAAAGACGTCAATGTCAACCGAGAGGTACACGGGCTCCGGGAGGTCTTTCACGGCCTCAATGAAGCGCTCCAGCGAGTAGTGCCTCGCGTGAACCCACTCTATTCCCGCTTCCCTCGCGTACTCAACCTCGTCCTTCGTACCGCTCCGTATGCCGAACTCGGCCACGTTTATCCCGAGCTCGCTTATCCTCCTTGCCACGCAGGCGTGGTTCCATGGGTTACCCTCGTACTCATTCCTCAAATCGAGGTGGGCATCAAAGACGACGTAGCTGGCTGGTTTTAAGGCCTTAACGGGGCCGTAGGTCATTGAGTGCTCGCCGCCGAGGGTTACGGGTATCGCCGAGGGGTTGAGGACTTTTATCTCCTCGACTGTCTCTACCGCCCGTTTTATCGTCTCGTAGGGGTTTCCAGCGACTATAGCGAGGTCGCCCGCGTCGGCTATGGAGATGGTGGATAGGTCAACGTCGTAGTCGAGTATGTAGCTCTCGAGGTTGAGGGTGGCCTGCCTTATCAGCGTAGGCCCAAAACGCGTTCCCGGCTTGTAGGAGGTTGTGCCATCGAAGGGGATGCCCAGTATGACGAAATCAGCTTCCTCTATGGGGCTCATAGGGAACTCAAGCTTAAGGGTCTCGTAAGTGTAGAGCAGCTCCACAGTCATCACCGGGGGAAGTGGGGGGTACAAATTAAAAAACTTTCCAAAAGCACTTCTCCAGGAAAAAATTTTGAAGGTATGTTCAGGGGGCTAACCTTACCATATTTCCGGGCTTTAAGATGCCCACCTTTCCAAACGCCCGTATCCTGACCGGAACCCTCCCCTCCAGCATCTCAACCACAACCTCCTTGTGCCCCACCTTAAGTTGGAGCCATGCGCCTCTAAAGAAGAGCCTGAGCGTCACTGAAGACCATTTCACGGGAAGGTGGGGCTCGATTTTTAGGGAATCCCCTTCAATGTCAATGCCACAGAAGCCCCTAACAAGCACTTGCCATACCCCCCCTGCCGTGGCAAGGTGGAATCCGTCCTGAGTGTTTCCGTAGATGTTCCTAAGATCAGCGTATGCACACTTTATGAAGTAGTCGTATGCTAGCGCCTCTTCCCCAAGCCACGATGCCACTATAGCATATGCAGGCATTGAGAGTGATGAGGCGTGTGTAGTCCTGATAATGTAATAGTCAAAGTTCCTCCGTATTGTGTCAAGAGTAAACAGGTCCTTCAGGAGAAACTGGGCCGCTATAACATCCGCCTGCTTTATAAGTCTCGTTCTCCCTATGTTGTTTCGGATATCCTCGGGTAAGCGGGCTTCACCGAGGTCACCCGGGTCAACTCTGTAGTCAGTTAGATCAAAGTATCCATCAAACTCCTCGTAAACACCGTTTACTTGGGGTGGGAGGTATATTCGCTCTGCAGTGTCGAACCATTTTTGAACCTCATCCTCGTCTATTCCAAGCTTCTCCGCAACAGCTCTCCACGCTCTCCTCTCCAGGGACTCCCTGAAATATTTCACGCCCAGCTGGAGATTATGCTTGGCCATGAGGTTCGTGAAGAAACTGTTGTTCACGTGCTCGTGATATTCGTCCGGCCCAATAACTCGCTCAATTACGTATCCTTTCTCCTCGTCATACCTGACGCGGCTGGCCCAGAAGCGGGCGGTCTCGAAGATCATCTCGAGACCGTACTTTTCCATAAACTCTTCATCACCCGTAATGCGATAGTAGAGATCAACGGTATATGCTATGTCCGCGGTTATGTGATGTTCCTCCTCCCCCGTGTATATTCTAACCACGTTCTCCCCACGCATGTCAAGGGGTACCATCGGCGGCGTTGCCTCCCTACCGTCGTC contains:
- a CDS encoding putative RNA uridine N3 methyltransferase, which gives rise to MAWHIFIPDSLLEETRDMKIATYKVGQIARAASIFGVEHIWIYNAGGKDGKFIKLVLQYAETPQYLRKHLFPIRPELKYAGVIPPLRTPHHKLKGEPHTGEIREGVIVKKGFADIGLDELARVQGDVPKGRGTFKVTSVQPLRVVPAEPEEYWGYRVHLTRKSLAKALERAGLDEVIATSRNGEDVRRKRPRLEGEVGIVFGSPRRGVLEILRDSNEDYEFDLILNTIPNQKTETVRTEEAVMATLAVFNFIRRD
- a CDS encoding energy-coupling factor ABC transporter ATP-binding protein, with translation MRAVEIRELHFSYGSEVLKGVNLEVERGEVFGLLGPNGAGKSTLILHLNGILKPRKGTVQVFGLNPVKKPREVRKLVGIVFQDPNDQLFSPTVFEDVAFGPYNLGLRGEELEERVVGALRAVGMENYAKREVRELSFGEKKRVAIATVLAMEPELLVFDEPFANLDFRGKAMVRKIIESLRGEKTVILASHEAEYLALCDRIALMDGGRVIKVGPPEEVLEPGLLREHNLDVPPMVELFHALGLGVPRNLEEAKALIDKLLSAQTNSLRR
- a CDS encoding energy-coupling factor transporter transmembrane component T family protein — protein: MYLPLILLYSFVVATRGSLGELAYPALLLGIMVFLLRPKGETFRHLTFLLGFEGFLFLAALFNPGVAILSTPFGAITREGVNTFLLLLSKAFLSSAMVVVVSNALGFSVLLAEMERLHFPRVLVLTVAFTYRYIDLFAEEASRMRRALESRAFGVGRLEYYRLLASLIGEIFVRAYHRSGRVYAAMLSRGYGEFPRFENNLSLKPVVVTLLLLLGVVL
- a CDS encoding cobalt transporter, coding for MRAVLKGIFIILVLLAITIPLASSNPDGLEATMEHLGLTESSLYHAPLDYGESWGQSLLMGAVGIGIVFGVVYVLARIGKGV
- a CDS encoding energy-coupling factor ABC transporter permease, with protein sequence MHIPDGLLSLPVALATYAITVAVVAYSLRKLRDFPEERIPLLGLLGAGVFAAQMVNFPIVGGVSGHLLGAVLLSVLVGPYAAVVVMSAVLLVQTLLFGDGGVTAIGANILNMGILGAFLGYWVYTRLKRVNELLAIGAASWLAVVLGAALASVEIGLSHSIPFTKVLTLMVGYHALIGVGEAVITLFVVNALRAKLPEVGGVPA
- a CDS encoding chloride channel protein, whose amino-acid sequence is MPNLRRWGMVLTFSVLSGIVGGLGAVFFRVLIRWTHTFFFGFILPNLTIHYHGYNLGYILLPALGSILIAPIIKFCPSLKGNGIPEVIEAVVFRRGHIEGRFSILKIVATAVTIGSGGSVGREGPIGFIGAALSSLMGHYFKLKPEMRKLITTCGLAAGIAGTFNTPLAGAMFALEVVYMGAFSLNLVPIFLAAVTGNAITLAFLGQAFEVSIPSALGHTLPELLFFSLMGFVLGLLAAAYVKALYALMEKFESLNAPTPLKLVFGGLSVGLIGMFFPSYGIFGIGYGGMEMAMAGKIGVALLLTLALAKMTATLLTISSGHSGGIFAPSLYIGAMLGAAFGESVFILFPGLGVNPSSYALAGMAAFFSGMTQAPLTQILMVTELTRSYSLLPAVMTSATLGFLTARFLLGGDSVYTLKLKRKGLHVKTGRPLVLEMISVGEIMTTEPVFVHEWDTLFDVEHLVAETGHDCFPVLNENGEVVGIVGVKDFLRKPPTIKKLPVRRFLRKEYAVTYPSETAEDAFEKLMAHDQNLLPVVDEEGKLLGVITKRDIYKAYYRGLEGMYIE
- the speB gene encoding agmatinase, whose amino-acid sequence is MELLYTYETLKLEFPMSPIEEADFVILGIPFDGTTSYKPGTRFGPTLIRQATLNLESYILDYDVDLSTISIADAGDLAIVAGNPYETIKRAVETVEEIKVLNPSAIPVTLGGEHSMTYGPVKALKPASYVVFDAHLDLRNEYEGNPWNHACVARRISELGINVAEFGIRSGTKDEVEYAREAGIEWVHARHYSLERFIEAVKDLPEPVYLSVDIDVFDLSMVPSTGTPEAGGLAFWDVVEAIEWLVKNKEVVGFDIMEAGGTELGDVTALTAAKLLFYIMGALSL
- a CDS encoding glycosyl hydrolase family 65 protein, with the protein product MPRRQDLKGYIMSTWNTGQKSGKKAAIKIEGDEEAERGMLFSIFHLIQSLPQDDNISLTARGIHGFGYRGHVFWDTEIYALPFFIFTMPEDARRMLVYRYNNLDAARENARLNGYGGAQFPWESADDGREATPPMVPLDMRGENVVRIYTGEEEHHITADIAYTVDLYYRITGDEEFMEKYGLEMIFETARFWASRVRYDEEKGYVIERVIGPDEYHEHVNNSFFTNLMAKHNLQLGVKYFRESLERRAWRAVAEKLGIDEDEVQKWFDTAERIYLPPQVNGVYEEFDGYFDLTDYRVDPGDLGEARLPEDIRNNIGRTRLIKQADVIAAQFLLKDLFTLDTIRRNFDYYIIRTTHASSLSMPAYAIVASWLGEEALAYDYFIKCAYADLRNIYGNTQDGFHLATAGGVWQVLVRGFCGIDIEGDSLKIEPHLPVKWSSVTLRLFFRGAWLQLKVGHKEVVVEMLEGRVPVRIRAFGKVGILKPGNMVRLAP